Below is a window of Pseudomonas monteilii DNA.
AGGCGACGTTCAAGGCCAGTCGCAGCAGGGTGGCGACCAGCAGGATGGTCGGGAACGCGGCGAAGTCGAGCGGACGCAGGGCATAGACGCAGACCAGCAGGACCACGATCGACAGCGCGATGTTGAAGGTGAAGAAGATGTCCAGCAGGAACGGCGGGATGGGCAACATCATCATCGCCAACATCACCAACAGCAGCAGCGGCACCCCCAAGGCGCCCCGGCTGAGACCCGACAGGTTGCTGCGGGCATGGTTGATCAACTGGCTACGATCCACTGGACATCCTCTCGAAGCAGAACTTTGACGCCAGAAACGGCGTTTGGCGCTGCTTTGCAAGAAGCCTTCCAACTTTGTCGTCAGGTCATGGGCAGGGGCTGGCAATGGGCCTTCAGGGGAGCTTCAGGTGGCGTGTCGGAGATGGCGACCACTGACAAGGCCCGCAGGTTTTATCGCTGATCGAGCAGCCTGTGAGAGCAAGATTGCCCGCGATGCAGGCGGGGCCTGACAGGGCCTTATCGCTGGCAAGCCAGCTCCCACCTAGATCTCGGCAGCCTGTCGATATCGACATAGCTGCGCAAGCAGCCTGTGGGGCTTGCCCGCGATGCAGGCGGCGCTTGACAAGGCCCTATCGCTGGCAAGCCAGCTCCTATAGAAAAAAATAGCTTGTTGATTTTAAAGGAAATAATTTTAGAATCTTGTGGGCCCTGCGGGCCCAATCGCGGCACAGGGGCCCCACAGGTGACCGCGATAGCCTGCAACCCCGCGATGGGGCTACGGGTGTAGGAGCGGCCCCAGTGCCGCGATGGGCCGCAAAGCGGCCCCAAAATCGACTAGCAATGAAGCTCCTGATCCTGCCAGCGATCGCCATGTTCTCTGCGCGACAGCGCGGCGCCAAGGCGGCGGGTGGACTCCCACACAGATCGCTGCGGCCTGTCGGTGTAGACATAGCTGCGCAAGCAGTTTGTGGGAGCGGGCTTGCCCGCGATAGCGTCCGGTCCGTCACTGCCTGCATCGCGGGCAAGCCCGCTGATTTCAAAAGACATAGTCACAGGATTTCGTGGGCCCTGCGGGCCCACCCGACCTCGTCATTCCTCCCGCCGCAGATCCTCGGGAATCGGCAGGTCCTTCTTCAACGGATCCGGCGCCTTGCCGCGTCCGGCGCGGTACTGACGCAACTGGTACACGTACGCCAGCACCTGGGCCACGGCCAAATACAACCCGCCCGGAATCTCCTGCTCGAGTTCGGTGCTGTAGTAGATCGCCCGCGCCAGGGCCGGCGATTCGAGGATCTGCACGTTGTGCCCCACCGCGATCTCGCGGATCTTCAGGGCGATGAAGTCGGTCCCCTTGGCCAGCAGCAAAGGTGCCGCGCCATTCTTCTCGGGGTCGTACTTCAGGGCCACGGCATAGTGGGTCGGGTTGGTGATGATCACGTCGGCATCGGGCACCGCTGCCATCATCCGCCGCTGCGACGCGTCGCGCTGCAACTGCCGAATGCGCTGCTTGACCTCGGGCTTGCCCTCGGAGTCCTTGTACTCGTCGCGTATCTCCTGCTTGGTCATCTTCAGCTTGTTGTGCGACTGCCAGAGCTGGTACGGCACGTCGGCCGCGGCGATCAGCAGCAAACCCGCGGCCATCCACAGCGCACTCCACCCGACCACCTGGACACTGTGGATGATCGCCTGGTCGAGCGGTTCGTTGGCGATCGACAGCAGGTCCTGACGGTCGTGGGACAGCACCGCCAAGGCCACGGCCAGGATCACCATGAACTTGGCGATCGCCTTGAGCAGTTCGGTCAACGCATGCATCGAGAACATCCGCTTGAGCCCGGCCAAGGGGTTCATGCGGCTGAATTTCGGCGCCAGCAGGCTGCCGGAGAACAGAAAGCCCCCCAGCGCGATGGGCCCGATGAAGGACATCACGAACAGCACCACCAGCACCGGCTGGGTGGCCCAGATGGCCATCTTGCCGGACCCGAGCAGGAAGCGGCCCATGGCGCCGACATCGAGCACCGCCTCGCGGGGGATGTCGAAGTTCATGCGCATCAGGGTCATCAGGGTCTCGGCCAGGTACCCGCCGAAGGCCAGCAAGGCGCCCGCGCCCGCCAGGGTGACCACCACGGTGTTGAGTTCGCGCGAGCGG
It encodes the following:
- a CDS encoding flagellar biosynthetic protein FlhB; the encoded protein is MAESESGQDKTEDPTDKRKQDARKKGEIARSRELNTVVVTLAGAGALLAFGGYLAETLMTLMRMNFDIPREAVLDVGAMGRFLLGSGKMAIWATQPVLVVLFVMSFIGPIALGGFLFSGSLLAPKFSRMNPLAGLKRMFSMHALTELLKAIAKFMVILAVALAVLSHDRQDLLSIANEPLDQAIIHSVQVVGWSALWMAAGLLLIAAADVPYQLWQSHNKLKMTKQEIRDEYKDSEGKPEVKQRIRQLQRDASQRRMMAAVPDADVIITNPTHYAVALKYDPEKNGAAPLLLAKGTDFIALKIREIAVGHNVQILESPALARAIYYSTELEQEIPGGLYLAVAQVLAYVYQLRQYRAGRGKAPDPLKKDLPIPEDLRREE